From the genome of Leishmania major strain Friedlin complete genome, chromosome 35:
TCGTGCCTTTCGGTCGTGTCGGTTTGCGGCGAACAGGCTTGACAGTTTTGTAGGGAAAGGAGGGCGCATCTGCGTTGCTCATGAAGATCTGCTGTTGCGTGTTTgtttcttcctctcccttctcccccccccctctcgctTGCCATCATTGCTCACTAGTCCTCCGTGTGGTTACAGTGAAAGCTGCAGAGACGTCTGTGTACGTGTTGTGCCACGCGTGCGCCATCGCCACGATAAGTGACTGTATTcgtttctttgttgttgtaAGTGCGCGGACTGCTGGCGCGAGCGGAGGCCTTCTTCCTGTCTTGTATCACTGCTCTCTTTCAGGCTTTTTGTGCCTTCTATATTCCTCTCAGTCATCCTTCCCCGTAACGTTGCCCAAGAGAGGAAAGGAACGAAGGAGGGAAGCGGGAGGGGGTAgcatgcgcagcaggtggtggctgtggtgtggagggagggaagatATCCTCCCGGCAGCGGACAAAAAGCAGGAAAGGCAAAGCGAAAAGGGGAAGAGTACCGAACTgcggcaacgcagcgacGTACGAAATTGGAGACGGCTGTAGAGCGTGGCAGGAGCGGCTCCCTGCGTAATCGATGCTAGGAGCGTCACCCCGTTTAGGAGCGTGTCGAGTTGCTGTGACGTTCTcgcttcgctctctctttatGTATCGACGAAATCACACCCAGAGCACTCAtcgctcttcctcgtcctcctctgtcCATCCTTCttctgttttgtgtgtgggcATGTATGCTCGCTTCTCTCCGGCGCTGCAATGCCCCATACAGGGATCCTTTTTTCAGCCACTTCTCACACGCTGAGTTATCCCACCACAGTCGTCTTACAACGGGCGCCATCAACATCTGCTTCAGCCTATCAGCTCCATCATCACGACCACAACTGCAAAGCCATGCTCGCGTACTTGGAGAACTACTTCGACCTAAGGAAGAGCTTCGTCTTCTACGGGGCGTATCATCACAAGCGGTCAAACCAATTGATTCATGTGATCTTCGTACCGGTCATTTTCACTACCGCCATGAGCTTccttgcgcgtgtgcccaTCACCGGCGGCGTCAACCTCTCCCACATCGTCACCGCCTTCTACACGGTCTCTTTCATCAAGATGGAGCCGAGTGCGGGGACACTCTACGCGCCGATGATAGCGGCCATGGAATACCTTGGCTCACGGGTGCTCATCCGCCACGTACCGGTCAGCATTGGGATGCACGTCCTCGGGTGGGCAGCGCAGATCGTGGGGCACAAGTTTATCGAGGGCCGCCAGCCAGCCTTCATGGAGGATCCGCTGCAGGCAATCCACGCAGCGGTGTTCTTTGTCTGGCTGGAggtgctcttcttcctcggCTACCGCCCCGCCATGAAGGCTGAGTTGGAAAAGGCGATCAAGGAGCGAATTGCAGCAATGAACGCGGTGAAGAAAACTGAGAAGGCGCCGTGCGTGGAGGCGGCACCGAAAAAGGCGAGCGCGTCGAAATCGACGGCGCCCGTCAGCGACGCACTTGCCCCGCGTAGGGtgggaaagggagaaggaggtgacgtGAGAAACTGACGAGCAAAACGTCTACAGATGCTCGCCTTGGCTGACGCCCGTCATTGCGTTTGTTTGCACGTTGCTGTCCATGGCGGAAACGTGCGGCACACTGCTTTGTTGGCCAAGCACGGTGGTGTAGCTGTGTCCTGCTCTGCTACTTTTTCCTCTGTCGTCCGACGGGTAGTTGACGGTGCTTGCGGATGTTGCTTGCGGCACtttgccctcctctcttctccccctttccaTCCGGCACACAGTGAAAGGGTAGTCTGCTGCTTTGGTGTTGGGCGGTTATGCGGTGCACTGTGCACCCTGCACTCAGACACCGTGCTCGTGCGCTCTGTCTCTCTGGCCATATATTCTTTTGGTGATCTAGTGTGCTGACACCTTCTTCTGAGTCTATGTCAGTGTCTTCGGGGGCAAGACCACGGCTTCCCGGCAGTGCAGCCCACTATCTTACAACCATGTCAAGAGCACCACACGAAGAATCAACTAGAATCTGGAGCCGCCCgtcgctccttctcctcgtGTCTGAGCCCAGTACCCATGGCACCAAATCGAAGATATCTCTCAGTGGAATCGTAGCACATGACGCATTGTCGTGTCGCTTTTTTTTCAGCTGCATAGCGGCAAGACATGCCTattcctcccccccctcccctctcctcccccgcttGCCATACCGCTCAgtttgtgcgtgtgagaAGGCCGCTCTCCAGGGCAGGAATGCTCGACGCATGCGTTTCGATAGA
Proteins encoded in this window:
- a CDS encoding hypothetical protein (previous protein_id=AAZ14676.1) — encoded protein: MPHTGILFSATSHTLSYPTTVVLQRAPSTSASAYQLHHHDHNCKAMLAYLENYFDLRKSFVFYGAYHHKRSNQLIHVIFVPVIFTTAMSFLARVPITGGVNLSHIVTAFYTVSFIKMEPSAGTLYAPMIAAMEYLGSRVLIRHVPVSIGMHVLGWAAQIVGHKFIEGRQPAFMEDPLQAIHAAVFFVWLEVLFFLGYRPAMKAELEKAIKERIAAMNAVKKTEKAPCVEAAPKKASASKSTAPVSDALAPRRVGKGEGGDVRN